In Quercus robur chromosome 11, dhQueRobu3.1, whole genome shotgun sequence, the sequence ATAttattcaacattttttttataaataataatggagtttaaattatattagtCTAGTAATTATACATTTTATACTAATCCctcttgtttttattattagggaacaaagaaaattcaatgCATAGGACTAGAGATGCATGAACCAAAAAATGTAGAATGGAATCCTGAGGCCTTTTCAAAGATGCAAAATCTAAAATTGCTTAAAATTTGTGGTGTTCAACTTATGCATGGTCTCAAACATCTTCCTAGGAGCTTAAGAGTTCTTGAATGGAGAGAGTACCCTTCAAAATCGTTGACATCAAGTTTCCTATCAAAGGTAATTTAGGTACCCttatactacttttttttttttaataataagtttgTTTGTAGAAGCTAattgttttactcttttttttctttttctttttcttttttggcttttaaCAGTGTTTTGAGAATTTGAAATTCATTGCTCTAAAGCTTACTGAAGGCCCAGACATCAATAACGTCCCAAATCTTAAGAGTTTGGTTCTtcaaaattgtataaatttacgtAGGATTCACCCATCAATTGGAATTCATAAAAAGCTTACTATTCTTGATTTAAGTGGGTGCAAGAACCTCACAAGTCTTCCAAGCAAGTTTGAAATGGAGTGTGTTAAGGAACTTAATCTTGCTTGGTgctcaaaaataacaaaacttcCAGAATTCAGCAGAAACATGAAATGTGTACGCCGTATTTTTTTAACTGGTGCTGCTGCAATTACAACACTACCCACGTCAATTGAGAATTTGGCTGCCCTACGCTACCTTTATTTGATAGATACTGCAATTACAACACTACCCACGTCAATTGGGCATTTGGCTGCCCTAAGCATCCTTAAGTTGGGTGGTTCTGCAATTACAACACTACCCACTTCAATTGAGCATTTGACTAACCTTGGTGAGTTGGAATTAACTAATTGCAAAAATCTTGTGCATTTACCTGATACcgtttttaatttaaagttgGTTAGAGTAGTCAATCTTGAGGGATGCTCAAAACTGGATAGACTGCCAGAGAACCTAGGGAATGCCGAAAGTCTAAGGTGTTTGGCATTGGGCGAAACTGCTATAAGAAAGGTCCCTTCTTCCATTGGTCTCTTAAAACATCTTGTTGAGCTAACTATCAATGGATGTAAGGGGTTATCATCTAATAAATCGTGGTATGAGCTCCTCCCTTTTTGTTCAATGCCAACAAGTCCTCATCCCATCGACTTGCTATTCTCTTCTCTATCTCTGTCACCTGCGTCTTCTTTATTCTGGTTAGATTTAAGTTACTGCAATCTCAAGGCAATCCCCAATGATATTGGTTCCTTATTCAATTTATATGAATTGGATCTAAGTGGAAATGATTTTGTTTGCCTTCCGGAAAGCATCATTCGACTTTCGGAATTGACATGGTTGAAGTTGAATAATTGCACAAGTCTTCGATCATTGCCAAAGCTTCCATTGAAAGTTAACTTGGTTGAGGCAGAAGGTTGTATCTCACTGGAAATGTTAACAGATCCATTAAAACCAAGCGATTCATTGGAACCACGATCTCTCGGTCTTCAAAATTGCTTTAAATTGGCTGACAATCAAAGCTGCATAGACTGGTTTATCTCAGGGATAAAAAAGTACCTCAAGCTCactccctctctccctctctcagtCATAAAAACCAATCCTTATAATCCATATGCCATTGTTATTCCTGGAAGTGAAATTCCTGAGTGGTTTAGCCACCAAAGCATGGGGAATGAAGTGAAAATAAAACAACCTTCTCATTTGTGTAAGAAGGTGGGAATTGCTTTTTGCGTTGTGTTTTGTACGAATAATTTTGATTCATATCCCCGTCTTGCATATTCGTTGATAGCCAATGGAAAAAGAATTGAGATTGATGACTATCACTCAATTAATAAGGTTTCATCAGATCACGTTTCGCTAGTCTATGTGGTTCCTCAATACTTGGACGAGgaatcaaataaattattgtgGGAAGGTGACGTGAATGGATTCAGTCATATTAGAATTAAAATTGAAAGCAGCCGTGTCAAGGTAAAAAAATGGGGGATCCGTATGATATACAAGAAAGACATAGAAGATCTTGACAGAACAATGGTCCAGTATAGCAACAGCAGCATCGCTCCTTATGATGGCATGGATGTTCTCCATCATAATTTCGACCATTCGTCAGTGGTAGTGGAATGTCACAAAGTCAAGCGTAGTCATGATGATTACAATGGGGCTGGACCCAGTGGAGAAGGAAGCTCAAAAAGGATTAAAAGGCACACAGAAACCAATGTTAACTCTGATTCTGAGGAGTCAAGTGAGTTCAAGGACTGTGATGAGGAGTTAAGCGATTGTGAAGAATCTAATGAACGTAACCCTTATGGTTAATCAACTTTTCAGT encodes:
- the LOC126706512 gene encoding disease resistance protein RUN1-like, whose product is MASTSSETPSLPGSNYVVFLSFRGEDTRHSFTDHLYKAFILRGIEAFRDSEKLQLGQEIASELIQAIEKSQYAIVVFSEKYADSKWCLDELAKIVECKINKRLEVVPVFYHVDPSDVRKQTGPFEKAFDEHQKNDKIDREKIQKWKDAMREVGSLSGEHLRPQPHQRSEAECIQDIVEEVLNKLRNTAHTTELIGMESRVEKLKSYLTIESNDVRIIGIWGTGGMGKTALARVVYSMVSNHFEACCFIANVREESEKCGLCKLQKKLLKKLLMLKNLNLNLQDVDDGVQMIKNRLHNKKILLVLDDVNELDQLKKLAGDHCWFGSGSRIMITTRDRHLLVYHEGTEIYEAEVLNHDEALKLFSLRAFKMDHPTEDYGKLSQAFVDYCKGLPLALEILGSFLFKRSIDDWESELNRLIEFCDRGILNVLQISFYGLRQTEKEIFLNIACFFNHKNGDDVIKILDYLRLHARIGLSVLIDKSLIKLHENQLWMHDLLQEMGRDIVCQECKDPEERSRLWSFDDINNVLTENTGTKKIQCIGLEMHEPKNVEWNPEAFSKMQNLKLLKICGVQLMHGLKHLPRSLRVLEWREYPSKSLTSSFLSKCFENLKFIALKLTEGPDINNVPNLKSLVLQNCINLRRIHPSIGIHKKLTILDLSGCKNLTSLPSKFEMECVKELNLAWCSKITKLPEFSRNMKCVRRIFLTGAAAITTLPTSIENLAALRYLYLIDTAITTLPTSIGHLAALSILKLGGSAITTLPTSIEHLTNLGELELTNCKNLVHLPDTVFNLKLVRVVNLEGCSKLDRLPENLGNAESLRCLALGETAIRKVPSSIGLLKHLVELTINGCKGLSSNKSWYELLPFCSMPTSPHPIDLLFSSLSLSPASSLFWLDLSYCNLKAIPNDIGSLFNLYELDLSGNDFVCLPESIIRLSELTWLKLNNCTSLRSLPKLPLKVNLVEAEGCISLEMLTDPLKPSDSLEPRSLGLQNCFKLADNQSCIDWFISGIKKYLKLTPSLPLSVIKTNPYNPYAIVIPGSEIPEWFSHQSMGNEVKIKQPSHLCKKVGIAFCVVFCTNNFDSYPRLAYSLIANGKRIEIDDYHSINKVSSDHVSLVYVVPQYLDEESNKLLWEGDVNGFSHIRIKIESSRVKVKKWGIRMIYKKDIEDLDRTMVQYSNSSIAPYDGMDVLHHNFDHSSVVVECHKVKRSHDDYNGAGPSGEGSSKRIKRHTETNVNSDSEESSEFKDCDEELSDCEESNERNPYG